From the Lactuca sativa cultivar Salinas chromosome 9, Lsat_Salinas_v11, whole genome shotgun sequence genome, the window tacgcccaacgtactcaactgCCACATTTCTCAATATAGGGACTTATCCTGCCAAACCTTCAAACTTCCATAGCTTCCTCGATATAACTTTgtttccaatgaacctcatatccATAGAAAGGTGATGAGAAGCCTTATGTCCTAGCAACTCGTCGCAACCCCCCGAGGATTTCTTATGCCCGGGTTGCAGCCCACAAACCCTAATCACGGACGATCCGAAACAGAATGTTACATCGGATAAAGAAGATAACAATGCTATTTTATTTAGAGAAGAAGTTTGTAAAAGGGGAATGATATTTCAAGAGTGAGTTGCTCAAATCCTTGGTGTACGTGTTTAATATTTTGAGGGTTAAGACATCGGacatatgtgtatttatgtgGCCTAATTAATCCAATTGACATCTATCTAAATTGTTGACCTATCTTGAAACAATGAAATCGGGTACAAGGTATATGGTGTTGGAGGCTTTTAACGATGGTAAAAGCCTATGTGACACTTTTACATGTAGTGAACACCACACCCTAACATTTTTTTTGCGAATGGTAAATCACATAGGCGAACTTCCACCGATGACAAATCTCAATGGTAAACCTTTTCTTATTTCTACTGGTCATTGcaattttcttttcatttttctttttttagttttaatataAATACCACTATATACACCATTTGTAAATAACCCACCACACCCTATTTATAGGCAAAATATGACAAAAATTGTAAAAACTTATTTGACGTCTATGTGACAACTTTTTACCATTGATAGAAAAACTACCAAACCCTTTAGCCTAAAACCTTCTATTTCCCCTTTTTAAGAagttatttcttattttattggTCTTAAAGAACAAAAAACGTTAACGAGGACCAATTAAACCAAAAGACTTTATAATGTTGTGATGTCAAATAccctaattatataaaaaaaaagaaaaaaagaaaagaaaaagagaaatGAGGCGCATGAGGCTGGGGGCTGGGGCACACCAGTGTGTTTGGTTTTGCTCACTCTCGTAATTGGCTTCCTAAAACCCTAAAACAACAAACCATCCGCCATAGTCCACATACAACACACTATCACCCCAACCTAACTTACATCTCTAAATCCATATCGATAAAGCAAAGATCTTAGAACATTGCACTGACGTTTGTAAGCTGGATCATCTTCAAAATTATATTGGATTGAAAAGGATCAGTTATTTGATTGTCGAGTTCAATGGAGCCGTGGGTTTCACTTGCATCTTCAATCCCGACTTCATCTACAAAGAAGCGGATTCGGATCTTTCGCAACGAGATTCCTTCTATCTTACTTAATTCAGGTCATTGCATGCTAATTCTACTTTAACTTGGACATATATGCTTCCTTGATTTTCATTTGATATGTTATATTGTTATCTTCATATTTGGTGAAAATCTAGGAAGGTATTATCTTCGTATGCAACCTGAATTTAGGAAATGTAAAtgtccgttttttttttttttttttttttttttttttttttttttcttaatgttACTTTCGAGCAAAGTTGTGCCCTATTTGTGCCTTTTGCCACAATTATTGCCATCTTTAACTGTTTGTTTCTCTACTTGTCTAAACATTTACTCAATTTCAATATGCAGAGATGTCATCAGATTCAACATCACAACTGGTGGATTTAATATTCACGACATTGTATATTTATGATGACCGAGGGTCAAGGAAAGCCGTGGATGATTTAATCATAAAATCGTTAAGTGAGGTTGTATTTATGAAAACATTTGCAGCAGCTCTTGTGCAAGTCATGGATAAACAGTTGAAGGTTCAGTCTCATGTTGGCTGCTCTAGACTTATGAGCTGGTCATGCATCCTTCTTTGTAAAACTCAGTTTATCTCCGCATCAAAGAATGCATTTAGCAGAGTTTCAGCAGCACAGGCTTCACTTCTTCAAATTAGCATACAAGGGTCTTCTCATGAACGCAAGGCTTGCAGAAAAGcttttattcattcctttttagAGGTTTGTTTCCAACAACTGACATGAACAGTGAACCTTATGTATGCATCTTACTTGATTATAATACCTCTTTTATTAATTCTTCATTTGTTTTTCTTCCATGCTTTTCAGTCGCCTGATATTTTCAGTTTGTACATGGAGGAACTAAAAGGTGGAAGAATCTCATATAAAAATTGTCCAGAGATGCTATGTGTAATGTTGGATTTTTCAACTTCAAAACCATCACTGTTTGATCAATGGAAGCCAGTGTATCTTGATATGTATGTGCAATCAGTTCTGAACGCAAAGGATAAGCCTTCAAAAGCCCTAAGTGAAGCATTCCGTTCGTTATTTTTCCGTTTCTCACACGAAGATTTTAAGAATGTCATTGTTCCTTCATCTGTGAAGATGCTAAAAAGGAACCCTGAGCTTGTTTTGGAATCCATTGGGGTTCTTTTGAGGCATGTTAACCTGGATTTGAGTAAGTATGCTGTTGAGATTCTATCAGTGGTATTATCACAAGCTCGCCATGCTGATGAAGGAAGAAGAGTTGCTGCATTGGATATTGTCAGATGTTTAAGTCAAAAGTCAAGTAATCCGGATGCTGCCGAGTCAATGTTTGGTTCTGTGAAATCTATAATTGGAGGGTCTGAAGGAAGACTTGCTTTTCCATACCAGAGAGTTGGCATGATAAATGCAATTCAAGAATTGTCTACATGTCCTGAAGGGAAATATCTTAGTAGTTTGTCTCAATCTGTATGTGGTCTTCTTTTGACCACTTACAAGGATGATGGTGGGTGCATACTGCATACTTTCTTTGTATTTGTGCGTGATCTTGTTCAGTCATctgattgactttttgacttcCAGGAAATGAGGAGGTAAAGCTTGCATGTTTGACTGCCTTAGCTTCTTGGGTTGCAAGATCTACAGATGCTATTAGGCCAGAAGTTGTTTCATTTATTGCATCAGGTCTCAAGGAGAAGGAATCACTAAGAAGAGGTTATCTTCGATGCCTACGGGTCATATGTAAAAATGCTGATGCAGTTTTGCCTGTAAGGAAACTAAGTTTACTAAGTAGCGTTGAATGTTGatatttgaatttatttttcacgAATGTTTTCATGTGGCTGATGTTTTTGTGATGCTTGCTACCAGATATCTTCTTTGCTCGTGCCTCTTATACAGCTGGTAAAAACTGGTTTTACCAAAGCAGCACAACGGTTGGATGGTATTTATGCATTACTCATTGTGATGAAAGTTGCAGCTTCTGATATAAAAGCAGGTGTTGATTTCTATTATTAGTTGTACTCTTAACCTCTTTTCTATTTTTATTCTTATCTCCACTGACAGCTAAAAGTGGTTGTTCAAAAtactaatttttgatttttttttctcctGAAGATGAAACTGTGTCAAAGGAAAAGGTCTTGTCTTTGATTTCACAGAATGAACCTTCAGTTGTCCCTGTAGCTATGGTaacttttatttataattaatagaTGCCCATTTGTTGTAGTTTTTACTTTTTATCTAATGTGATTGATGTTTAGGTTTCGAAACTATCGGTGGAGGACTGTGAAACATCTATTGAGTTACTTGAGACACTCTTTATGGATCATGCTCAcaggttatttatttatttattttttttatttctgcaACATTTAGTCATGttgattatttttttattgatGCTGAGAATCATCATTACCTATTTTGCAGAGTTTTTGAGACTCTTAATGTGAGATCACTCATGCAGGTGAAGCACTATGAAGCTGTATCATAAATTTGGTTTATTTGTATAAAAACTTTATCATAACCCGATTTTTGATACTGCAGCTTTTACTTATGTTTCTGTGTCACTCAAGTTGGGATGTACGAAGAGCAGCTTATGGTTGTACCAAAAAGATTCTATCTGCTGCTCCAAAACTATTTGAGACACTTCTAGTTGAATATTCAGAGCACCTCACAGTTGTTGGGGAAAAAGTATTAGCAAAGTTAAGGTACTAATTCTTATGTTTTTAACTTCATCAGTGGTTTGTGTTTAAATAATACGCATTGATTTTTAACTATGTAATTTATAGTGAAACAGAAAATTCATTGGATGCTCAAGTCGGTTTTGTTCCATCTGTGGAGGTTTTGGTGAAGGCTTTAATGGTAGTATCATCCGGTGTTATGGCTGCTGCACCAAGTTCATGCATACGCCTTATTTTCTGCTCACATCACCCATGCCTAGTTGGCACAGCAAAAAAAGATGCAGTTTGGAAGGTGAGTTAACTCTTATAACAGTGGTTCTATTTGGTGCACAGAGTAAATGGAATGTTTGGTTGGACACATATAGGTGTTTTGCTATTAGTCAAATATCTAAAGATACTGATGACTTATGTTactcttttttattttctttttatcagAGATTGCAGAAGTGTTTGCGAGCTTATGGTTTTGATGTCATCGAACAGATAATGGCTGATGTCAGTCACTTGTGTCAGGTAATTGTAGTTTCTACGGTTGTGGAATTTTTTTATGGGAGGAGTAATTTTTTCTAGTGTGACTGATTAAAATctttttatatattattcattattattCACTCTTGATTGTGGTACAAATATAATATGTAGGGTTTGCTTGGACCAATGGGGTTGATGAGTACTAGTCATTTGGAACAAGAAGCTGCTGTACTTGCTTTGTCAACTTTGATGACCATCGCTCCTGCAGAAGTTTATGCAGAATTTGaaaaggtaatttttttttttttttatttgtaaacTTTCTCAATAAACTTAAGAATTCTATCGTTTTTGGTATTCAAAGCAACTTTTACTGATTTACATCACTTGACATTTGATCATTTTCAGCACTTGAAAACTTTCCCTGATCGGGGTGCACATGATTTGCTATCAGAAAATGATATTCAGGTGAGCATAATATAAACACCAGTCATGATTGAAAATAAAACCTTCCTTATTCTTTGATTTTCATGATTTCATGATTTCATGCAGATTTTCCGTACCCCTGAAGGGATGCTATCCACTGAGCAAGGCGTTTATATTGCAGAGTCTGTAGCTTCTAATAACTTGAAACAAGCAAAAGGCCGCTTCAAGACTTATGAGAACAATGACAACATGGTGATGACAATGACATCATATTTTCATTATTTGTCTTCTAATATAATTTCttaaacaatggtaatgacataaaGCATGTTCAGGAAAATGGCAACTCCAATTCTTCTGGAAGGCGAGACACCGGTGGCAAAGAACGTTCTGGTGTGGGGAAGAAGGATGCAGGGAAACCAACAAAAAAGCCTGGCAAgtgatttattttttattatctcTTTGTTAAACATAAGCAAATGTATTTATATTTTGCTTTTTCTTTTTTCGGTTAATCTAGATAAACAGAAGACATCAAAAGAGGAGGCACGTGAGGTGCAGCTTAATGAGGAAGCTAATGTCCGTGAGAAGGTCATGAATATACAGAAGAATCTTTCCTTGTTACTGAAAGCTTTAGGAGCAATGGCTATAGCTAATCCTGTTTTCACACACAGTGAATTACTCTCACTGGTTAGTCTTTAtatattccatataacagatATAAGATTGGCTATCTTTCTTGATTCTAATTCGCTTCTGATTATATTTCAGGTCAAGTTTGTGAATCCATTACTGCAATCCCCCATAGTTAATGAGGTGGCTTATGAAACAATGGTGAAGCTAGCAAAATGTCTTGCTCCTCCACTTTCTAATTGGGGGTTAGACATTGCTACTGTCTTAAGGCTAATTGCCACAACTGAACCTCATGTTTCATGGGATCAACTTTCATCACTTGGTGAGGGTGGTCACAGTGACAAGTCATTGAGTCTGTTTGAGAGAGTAATGCATGGATTATCTGTATCATGCAAATATGGCCCCCTTCCAGTCGATTCTTTTAGTTTCGTTTTTCCTGTAAGAATTACTAATTATTCATATCACATGACCTTAGTCAATATAAGATTTTGAGAAAGACTAATGTTTCTTGTACTTGTGTTCAATAGATAATGGAGAGAATACTGTCATCTCCTAAGAAGACTAAGCTTCATGGTGATGTACTTCGGATACTTTTCCTACATATGGACCCAATTTTACCCCTCCCCAGACTTAAAATGCTTTCAGTTAAGTTTCTAATTATCTACACATTATtacttattttcttttttatttctattttgCTTAACATATGGGTACTCTGTGCTACTTGGCAGGTTCTATATCACGTGCTTGGGGCAATACCCTCCTATCAAGGGTCTGTTGGACCAGCATTAAATGAGTTGTGTCTTGGTTTGCAATCTGAAGAAGTAGCACCTGTATGTAGCATTTTAATTATTAGCAATGTAATCATATTTTCTTGATTCCCTTATAAGCCTAGCTTTTGTTGACATTTCTACCCTCAGGCTTTATCTGGTGTTTATGCGAAAGACCTTCATGTTAGACTAGCTTGTTTGAATGCTGCAAAATGCATTCCAGCTATATCCAGCCGTTCTGTTCCTCAAGATGTAGAAATTGCAACCAGCATTTGGATCGCCTTACATGATCCCGAAAAGGTAGAAGATTCAATTTTTTTAATCATGTATTAGATGGAAATCATTAGTTTATATCAAGTCTTTACCACATTATATGTAATGCAGTCGGTGGCTGAAGTGGCTGAGGATTTATGGGATCGTTATGACCATGAATTTGGGACCGATTATTCTGGACTCTTTAGAGCTCTTTCGCACGTGAATTATAATGTTCGTGTGGCTGCTTCTGATGCATTAGCTGCTGTATTAGATGAGTACCCAGATACTTTACAGGTGATTACTATTTTCTACCAACTCTTATCTGATTCATTtaaatatgttatatatatatgttctcaTACAGATTGATGTTTGTGCAGGAATCTCTTGCGACTTTGTTCTCTCTTTATATCCGTGATAGTGGTGTTGGTGAGGATATGATTGATTCTGGTTGGTTAGGGAGACAAGGGATTGCATTGGCTTTACATGCTGCAGCTGATGTACTTAGAACCAAAGACCTTCCGGTTGTTATGACTTTCTTGATATCTCGAGCCTTggtaaagttttaattttttgttcAAAGTTTTTGATAGTTAGATTAGATATTCATATTATACAAATGCAGCTTTCAAACTTTTGATGATTTCAACTACAGGCTGATACCAATGCTGATGTTCGAGGAAGGATGATTAATGCTGGTATCATGATCATTGACAAACATGGAAAAGATAACGTCTCACTTTTGTTTCCTATATTTGAAAATTACTTAAACAAAAAGGTCAGTATATGCTGtaaatcaaaattttcacttaAGATTAAGTATGAACCTCCTAAAGTTAGTATATAATCTTTCTTAGGCCTCGGATGAAGAGAAATATGATTTGGTACGTGAGGGCGTGGTGATCTTTACTGGAGCATTAGCAAAACATTTGTCTAAGGTTTGATTTTCACAATCACTTAGAagtaaatttaagttttaaaggtCTCTCTTTTTactttttgattttcttttaacGTTTTCTTTTTGTACAGGATGACCCTAAGGTCCATGCTGTTGTAGAGAAGTTGCTGGAGGTGATTAACACTCCATCAGAAGCTGTACAGAGGGCAGTCTCAAGCTGCCTGTCTCCATTAATGAAATCGAAGCAAGTATGTATTAGTGATTCCAATAGAAGTACAATAGTGTACATCTGAAACATTTTGAATTGAATCTTTTGCTGTTTTTATTTTTGGCATTAGGAAGATGCAATGGCACTTGTTACTAGGCTGTTAGATCAGCTTATGAAGAGTGAGAAATATGGAGAACGCCGTGGAGCAGCTTTTGGGCTTGCTGGAGTTATCAAAGGATTTGGAATATCTAGTTTGAAAAAATATGGAGTTGCTACTGTTCTTCGTGAAGGACTTGCAAATAGGAATTCTGCCAAATGTCGTGAAGGATCTTTACTAGCATTTGAGTGTCTTTGTGAAAAGCTTGGGAAATTGTTCGAACCGTAAGTTGTTTCCATTCATcagtttttgtttatttatttatgtatttctatTCTATGTGTGATAGATAACACTGTCTCTCTGTTACAGGTATGTGATCTACTTGTTACCATTGCTTTTAGTTTCGTTCTCTGATCAAGTTGTTGCTGTTCGGGAAGCTGCTGAATGTGCTGCTCGTGCTATGATGTCTCAACTTACTGCTCAGGGGAtgaagcttctccttccttcactTCTCAAGGTCCCTCTCTTTTCCCTTCCTATTGTTGTCAATAGCACAGGATAGTTGAGATTCTTATATGATTTATAACTTCATGATATTTTCAGGGTCTTGAAGATAAAGCTTGGAGGACAAAACAGAGTAGTGTTCAACTTCTTGGATCCATGGCATACTGTGCTCCACAGCAACTTTCTCAATGTCTACCTAGGATTGTCCCAAAGTTGACTGAGGTACTTTGGACATAAAGACAATATTGACTTACATCTTTATTAGTTCATATAATcaaatttctaattttttttattgattttaggTGCTAACTGATACGCATCCAAAAGTTCAGTCTGCAGGGCAGACAGCACTCCAGCAGGTTTGATTATATTCTTATAATTTGCCTACCATTCATGTTTTTTTCTATGCTTATGGGTGTATGTAAATATTTAATATTGTAAATCTATTTGTGAATTATAGGTTGGTAGTGTGATCAAGAATCCTGAAATCGCCTCCCTTGTGCCAACTCTTTTGTTGGGTCTTACAGACCCTAATGACCATACAAAATATTCCCTGGATATTCTTCTTCAGGTAACAACACatagtttttatttttacttttatgttTGTAGTTCTTATTTTGTCGGCTGTTTCTTGATCTTTCACAGACAACTTTTATAAACTCGATTGATGCTCCTTCACTAGCCCTTTTGGTGCCCATTGTGCATCGTGGTTTGAGGGAGAGGAGTGCCGAAACAAAAAAGAAGGCTGCACAAATTGCTGGAAATATGTGTTCACTAGTCACTGACCCAAAGGATATGCTTCCTTATATAGGATTGCTTCTTCCTGAAATTAAGAAGGTATAATACGAGTATCCTTTATGTATGTTGTGCCAAATGTTTAGTAATAATCATACTGATGTTATCTAATACATCTCACTTAAAACAGGTATTGGTGGATCCAATTCCTGAAGTTCGATCTGTAGCAGCCAGAGCTGTTGGGTCTCTGATAAGAGGAATGGGAGAAGAGAACTTCCCGGATCTTGTTCCATGGTTGCTAGACACACTCAAATCTGACGGTAGTAATGTTGAAAGATCTGGTGCTGCTCAAGGGTTGAGTGAGGTCagaatttagtttattttataaATCAGAAATTCTGGTTCTTTTGTTCAATTTTCAATTTAGTTATATGGGGATTAAAGAATGTCTATTCATCTCTATAGGTAGTGGCTGCTCTTGGAACTGAGTATTTTGAACACCTTCTTCCTGACATCATACGCAACTGCTCACATCAAAGGGCACCTGTACGTGATGGTTATTTGACACTTTTCAAGGTTAGCTGCTTCTTCAACTGGTTTTATTCTCATTATCTTTGTATTTTATATATCAGTTGTACATTTATACTCATAAGATTATTTCTGTTGTAGTATCTGCCAAGATCATTGGGTGTGCAGTTCCAAAACTACTTACAGCAAGTGCTACCAGCCATCTTAGATGGTAAGTTTTGTCTTTTGTATTCTTTTTATAataaattagattagatttatGCACTTTTCTATATTGGAGCATGTAATCAATATAATACAACACACATTTGTCATCAGGTCTTGCGGATGAAAACGAATCTGTTCGTGAGGCTGCACTTGGAGCTGGACACATACTGGTGGAGCATTATGCTACAACGTAAGTTGTTTCATTTACTTGCATGACTGATAAACGAGTTACAAAAATAATGCCAATTGTCAAACAATTTTCAAAGTCTCATTATATTGATGGTCTTTTTTGTTAAATATGCCAGGTCACTGCCTTTGCTTCTGCCAGCTGTAGAAGACGGGATATTTAACGATAACTGGCGAATCCGTCAAAGCTCTGTGGAACTTTTGGGTGATCTTTTATTTAAGGTTGCTGGGACTTCTGGAAAAGCACTTCTTGAAGGTGGCAGTGATGATGAAGGTGCCAGTACTGAAGCACAAGGTCGTGCAATCATTGAGGTTCTTGGCAGAGAGAAGCGTAATGAAGTGCTTGCTGCACTCTATATGGTTCGAACAGATGTCAGCCTCTCAGTTCGCCAGGTAGGATATTCATATTATCCATCTCAatattttgttttcatttcaGTTTGCCAGATATGTGAAATTTATTCTCCCTCTCCTATAGGCTGCCTTACATGTGTGGAAGACTATAGTTGTAAATACTCCTAAGACTCTGAAGGAGATAATGCCAGTCTTGATGAATACCCTTATCAGTTCCCTTGCTTCATCATCCTCCGAAAGGCGACAGGTCtgtcatttttgtttttatctGTTTTTAAGTTTGTTGCATATTTTGGAAACTAAATTCTTGCTTGATATTGTAAAGGTTGCTGGAAGAGCATTGGGTGAGCTTGTGCGAAAGCTCGGGGAGAGAGTGCTTCCTTTGGTTATTCCTATATTATCTAAAGGCTTGAAGGACCCTGATTCTAGCAGACGACAAgtatattattttctttttctttttggttttttcctgttcatcatttaattcttgaatataataattatcaaAAAGCTGAATGTTCCTTGATTTACAGGGTGTCTGCATTGGACTGAGTGAAGTGATGGCTAGTGCTGGTAGAAGCCAGTTGTTAAGTTTCATGGATGATCTTATTCCCACCATTCGTACAGCTCTTTGTGATAGGTACATTTATGTTTTTACCTTTTTCTTCTTCTGTTTGTTAGTTTCGGTTGGTACTTGATATGTGAAAgtgaaatctctctctctctctctctctctctctctctctcttacagtGAGGTTGAGGTTCGTGAATCTGCAGGGCTTGCTTTTAGTACTCTGTACAAGGTACTTTTAATTTTAGCATATTTTTAAACTGCCTTTTATCATTTGTGTTGTTCTCTGCTTCTTATATGTTAATTATGCATCTGTAGAGTGCGGGAATGCAAGCAATTGATGAAATTGTCCCAACACTCCTCCGTGCTTTGGAAGATGATGACATGGCAGATACTGCCCTTGATGGCCTTAAACaaattttgaggtatcaagtacCACAAtttatatagttttaagataatcTTACAAGTTACATGTATCAAATACTAAAAAGCTGCCTGGAATTATGACAGTGTCCGAACAGCAGCTGTGTTGCCTCATATATTGCCAAAGCTTGTTCATCTCCCTCTCTCGTATGTACCTGGCATCCACGTTTCCTTCCCTCTTACTTAGACACtttgattatatatatgatgCTAACTGTTGATGGGAACATGGTTTCCATTCCAGTGCTTTCAATGCACATGCTATAGGAGCAGTTGCGGAGGTTGCAGGTGCTGGTCTAAATGTTCATCTTTCAACAGTTCTTCCTGCTTTGCTCTCTGCCATGGGGGATGATGATCATGCGGTATGAAGCTGTTAGTGATCTTGATAAAATTGCTTCCATTTCCATGCTAAGATGGCTTTTATTTGTAATATAGGAGGTCCAAAATCTTGCAAAGAAGGCTGCAGAAACTGTGGTGTTGGTAATTGAtgatgaagggactgagtatttGATATCAGAACTTCTCAAGGGGGTTGGAGATAACCAGGTAAGGCTCTGTAGAATATATCATAATTTTTCTCTTCCACTCTATATATCTGACTCTGATATATGCTGTTATAACTTGCAGGCTTCAACTAGGCGCAGTTCTGCATATCTACTTGGATACTTTTTCAAA encodes:
- the LOC111921204 gene encoding protein ILITYHIA isoform X1, with the protein product MEPWVSLASSIPTSSTKKRIRIFRNEIPSILLNSEMSSDSTSQLVDLIFTTLYIYDDRGSRKAVDDLIIKSLSEVVFMKTFAAALVQVMDKQLKVQSHVGCSRLMSWSCILLCKTQFISASKNAFSRVSAAQASLLQISIQGSSHERKACRKAFIHSFLESPDIFSLYMEELKGGRISYKNCPEMLCVMLDFSTSKPSLFDQWKPVYLDMYVQSVLNAKDKPSKALSEAFRSLFFRFSHEDFKNVIVPSSVKMLKRNPELVLESIGVLLRHVNLDLSKYAVEILSVVLSQARHADEGRRVAALDIVRCLSQKSSNPDAAESMFGSVKSIIGGSEGRLAFPYQRVGMINAIQELSTCPEGKYLSSLSQSVCGLLLTTYKDDGNEEVKLACLTALASWVARSTDAIRPEVVSFIASGLKEKESLRRGYLRCLRVICKNADAVLPISSLLVPLIQLVKTGFTKAAQRLDGIYALLIVMKVAASDIKADETVSKEKVLSLISQNEPSVVPVAMVSKLSVEDCETSIELLETLFMDHAHRVFETLNVRSLMQLLLMFLCHSSWDVRRAAYGCTKKILSAAPKLFETLLVEYSEHLTVVGEKVLAKLSETENSLDAQVGFVPSVEVLVKALMVVSSGVMAAAPSSCIRLIFCSHHPCLVGTAKKDAVWKRLQKCLRAYGFDVIEQIMADVSHLCQGLLGPMGLMSTSHLEQEAAVLALSTLMTIAPAEVYAEFEKHLKTFPDRGAHDLLSENDIQIFRTPEGMLSTEQGVYIAESVASNNLKQAKGRFKTYENNDNMENGNSNSSGRRDTGGKERSGVGKKDAGKPTKKPDKQKTSKEEAREVQLNEEANVREKVMNIQKNLSLLLKALGAMAIANPVFTHSELLSLVKFVNPLLQSPIVNEVAYETMVKLAKCLAPPLSNWGLDIATVLRLIATTEPHVSWDQLSSLGEGGHSDKSLSLFERVMHGLSVSCKYGPLPVDSFSFVFPIMERILSSPKKTKLHGDVLRILFLHMDPILPLPRLKMLSVKFLIIYTLLLIFFFISILLNIWVLCATWQVLYHVLGAIPSYQGSVGPALNELCLGLQSEEVAPALSGVYAKDLHVRLACLNAAKCIPAISSRSVPQDVEIATSIWIALHDPEKSVAEVAEDLWDRYDHEFGTDYSGLFRALSHVNYNVRVAASDALAAVLDEYPDTLQESLATLFSLYIRDSGVGEDMIDSGWLGRQGIALALHAAADVLRTKDLPVVMTFLISRALADTNADVRGRMINAGIMIIDKHGKDNVSLLFPIFENYLNKKASDEEKYDLVREGVVIFTGALAKHLSKDDPKVHAVVEKLLEVINTPSEAVQRAVSSCLSPLMKSKQEDAMALVTRLLDQLMKSEKYGERRGAAFGLAGVIKGFGISSLKKYGVATVLREGLANRNSAKCREGSLLAFECLCEKLGKLFEPYVIYLLPLLLVSFSDQVVAVREAAECAARAMMSQLTAQGMKLLLPSLLKGLEDKAWRTKQSSVQLLGSMAYCAPQQLSQCLPRIVPKLTEVLTDTHPKVQSAGQTALQQVGSVIKNPEIASLVPTLLLGLTDPNDHTKYSLDILLQTTFINSIDAPSLALLVPIVHRGLRERSAETKKKAAQIAGNMCSLVTDPKDMLPYIGLLLPEIKKVLVDPIPEVRSVAARAVGSLIRGMGEENFPDLVPWLLDTLKSDGSNVERSGAAQGLSEVVAALGTEYFEHLLPDIIRNCSHQRAPVRDGYLTLFKYLPRSLGVQFQNYLQQVLPAILDGLADENESVREAALGAGHILVEHYATTSLPLLLPAVEDGIFNDNWRIRQSSVELLGDLLFKVAGTSGKALLEGGSDDEGASTEAQGRAIIEVLGREKRNEVLAALYMVRTDVSLSVRQAALHVWKTIVVNTPKTLKEIMPVLMNTLISSLASSSSERRQVAGRALGELVRKLGERVLPLVIPILSKGLKDPDSSRRQGVCIGLSEVMASAGRSQLLSFMDDLIPTIRTALCDSEVEVRESAGLAFSTLYKSAGMQAIDEIVPTLLRALEDDDMADTALDGLKQILSVRTAAVLPHILPKLVHLPLSAFNAHAIGAVAEVAGAGLNVHLSTVLPALLSAMGDDDHAEVQNLAKKAAETVVLVIDDEGTEYLISELLKGVGDNQASTRRSSAYLLGYFFKNSKLYLVDEAPNMISTLIILLSDTDSATVSAAWEALSRVVGSVPKEVLPSYIKLVRDAVSTSRDKERRKKKGGPIVIPGLCLPKALQPLLPIYLQGLISGSAELREQAAQGLGELIEVTSEKALKEFVIPITGPLIRIIGDRFPWQVKSAILSTLTIIIAKGGMALKPFLPQLQTTFVKCLQDNTRTVRSSAALALGKLSALSTRVDPLVGDLLSNLQTSEGGVREAILVALKGVVKHAGKSVSGPVKTRVFDLLQELIYNDDDQIRSSSARILGIISEYLEDDQISELLDELPENASSPTWTTRHGSLLTISSMLRHIPTVISASPSFTVVTDCLKNSLNDEKFPVRETSTKALGRLLLHQIQKDPSNSNAHKATLVSIASAMQDDSSEVRRRALFALKAVAKANPSMITIHVTIYGPVLAECLKDGSTPVRLAAERCALHALQLTKGTENVQAAQKYITGLDARRISKLSEYSDDSDDSEDESASG